A stretch of the Vulcanisaeta souniana JCM 11219 genome encodes the following:
- a CDS encoding 3-methyl-2-oxobutanoate dehydrogenase subunit beta translates to MVTITELHKYGKTKFIMPGTAACPGCPLQVGMRQLAMALDGKFAMVIPAGCSSVIPGVAPYTAYTVPVLHVPFASSPAVASGLVRAVKQRGVNGPVVVWAGDGATADIGFAALSGAAYRDEDILYVMADNEAYMNTGIQASGTTSWMAWTTTSPRGKTEDKKDVALIMLMHKVPYVATASIAYPMDFIDKVRRAMQIKGFKFIHLHAPCPPGWKMDDSYTVRAARLAVETGAWILWEYNQGKLIISPPSIPYRDKSRRKPLEDYIKIQGRFAHLKPEDIKVMEEKIDRQWDLILKLAEII, encoded by the coding sequence ATGGTCACCATAACAGAGCTACACAAGTACGGTAAAACCAAGTTCATAATGCCTGGTACAGCTGCATGCCCTGGTTGCCCATTGCAGGTTGGCATGAGGCAGTTGGCGATGGCGCTTGATGGGAAGTTCGCCATGGTAATACCGGCTGGTTGTTCAAGTGTGATACCTGGTGTCGCTCCATACACTGCATATACAGTACCTGTGCTTCATGTACCATTTGCATCAAGTCCAGCGGTGGCCAGCGGCTTAGTGAGGGCTGTTAAGCAAAGGGGTGTTAATGGGCCTGTGGTTGTTTGGGCTGGCGATGGCGCTACTGCCGACATAGGCTTCGCCGCATTAAGCGGTGCTGCCTATAGGGACGAGGACATCCTCTATGTGATGGCTGATAATGAGGCCTACATGAACACTGGAATACAGGCCAGCGGCACGACGTCATGGATGGCTTGGACAACAACGTCACCTAGAGGCAAGACTGAGGATAAGAAGGATGTGGCGCTGATAATGCTCATGCATAAGGTACCCTATGTAGCCACCGCAAGCATTGCCTACCCAATGGACTTCATTGATAAGGTTAGGAGGGCCATGCAGATTAAGGGCTTTAAGTTCATACACCTGCACGCACCTTGCCCACCTGGTTGGAAGATGGATGACTCCTACACAGTTAGGGCTGCTAGGCTGGCTGTCGAGACAGGAGCCTGGATACTCTGGGAGTATAACCAGGGTAAATTGATTATTAGTCCACCGAGTATTCCATATAGAGATAAGTCGAGGAGGAAACCCTTGGAGGATTACATAAAGATCCAGGGTAGGTTTGCTCACCTTAAGCCTGAGGATATTAAGGTCATGGAGGAGAAGATCGATAGGCAGTGGGATCTCATTCTTAAGCTGGCTGAGATAATATAA
- the serS gene encoding serine--tRNA ligase: protein MSWSLLDALRNKPDVVRDSIRKRRMDVGVVDKFIELDSKWRGLKAEIDELRHRHNVITKEVSKLGGAERDAKIREAKELLGEIQKKEEELNALEKERERVLRSIPNLVHDSVPYNCPEGVDSMPVRFYGTPRVWVGYLRDFKEQTEHFGFNVPYETIDWRPIGHADMLEVVLGMGDTLKAGEVAGSRFYYLFDDLVMLDIALLSYAIDQMTKKGFKLVLPPYMLKYEVLSDILDMDTFKDMVYKVENEDLYLIGTAEHPIAAYLRHTELLEDQLPLLFVGVSPSFRREASAGNRDMKGIFRVHQFHKVEQFVFSLPEESWKWHEELIRNAEELWQGLGLPHRVVLLCAHDMGRCAAKQYDLEVWMPAQGKYREMVSCSNCTDWQSAKLSIRVLRKDMRREFVHTLNSTAIASTRAITAILENYQEPDGTVVIPKALRKYLEIFSKGPTDVIHPRKKVRRNDKGDPIIE, encoded by the coding sequence ATGAGTTGGAGCCTGTTGGATGCATTGAGGAACAAACCGGATGTTGTTAGGGATTCGATTAGGAAGAGGAGGATGGATGTGGGTGTTGTTGATAAATTTATTGAGTTGGATAGTAAGTGGAGGGGCCTTAAGGCAGAGATTGATGAGTTGAGGCATAGGCATAACGTAATTACTAAGGAGGTCAGTAAGCTGGGCGGTGCTGAGAGGGACGCTAAGATTAGGGAAGCTAAGGAGTTATTGGGTGAGATACAGAAAAAGGAGGAGGAATTGAACGCCCTTGAGAAGGAAAGAGAGAGGGTGCTTAGGTCAATACCTAATTTGGTGCATGATAGCGTGCCGTACAATTGCCCTGAAGGTGTTGATTCAATGCCCGTTAGGTTTTATGGGACACCTAGGGTTTGGGTTGGTTATCTAAGGGACTTTAAGGAGCAAACGGAGCACTTTGGTTTTAATGTGCCGTATGAGACCATTGATTGGAGACCCATTGGGCACGCCGACATGCTTGAGGTTGTGCTTGGCATGGGAGATACGCTCAAGGCCGGCGAGGTCGCTGGGTCTAGGTTTTATTACCTATTTGATGACCTAGTAATGCTTGATATAGCGCTGTTGTCCTATGCCATTGATCAAATGACCAAGAAGGGCTTCAAGCTGGTGCTTCCGCCGTACATGCTAAAGTACGAGGTACTCTCTGACATCTTAGATATGGATACATTCAAGGACATGGTCTATAAGGTAGAAAATGAGGACTTATACCTAATAGGCACTGCTGAGCATCCAATAGCCGCTTACTTAAGGCACACGGAGCTGCTTGAGGATCAATTACCCCTGCTTTTTGTTGGCGTGTCACCAAGCTTCAGGAGAGAGGCCAGTGCAGGTAATAGGGACATGAAGGGAATATTTAGGGTTCATCAATTCCACAAGGTTGAGCAATTCGTTTTTTCATTGCCTGAGGAGAGTTGGAAATGGCATGAGGAATTAATAAGAAACGCGGAGGAGTTGTGGCAGGGACTTGGTCTGCCTCATAGGGTCGTGCTACTTTGCGCGCATGACATGGGTAGGTGCGCCGCCAAGCAGTATGACCTTGAAGTTTGGATGCCAGCCCAGGGTAAGTATAGGGAAATGGTATCATGCAGTAATTGCACAGACTGGCAATCAGCAAAGCTTAGTATTAGGGTCCTTAGGAAAGACATGCGTAGAGAGTTTGTTCATACACTGAACTCCACGGCCATAGCGAGCACTAGGGCCATAACGGCGATACTCGAGAATTACCAGGAACCAGATGGAACAGTGGTAATACCCAAGGCTTTAAGGAAATACCTGGAGATCTTCAGCAAGGGGCCAACTGACGTTATTCACCCAAGGAAGAAGGTAAGGAGGAATGACAAAGGGGACCCTATAATCGAGTAA
- a CDS encoding TrmB family transcriptional regulator: MSIEKRLQELARLIGLTSYDIKAYIALVENGPLTARDAAIKANIPSSKVYSVLHKLYRLGYVEIDDKKRPELFYAVSPTDIFNRLVQKFSDYVNSIKPLIDSLQLMYESAYRGRVTAQSELLYVVRGLDSTKELIMKSMGYGNLDIATPYTELLDHRVLSMVEEISRNNETRLLVSQDLVDYVKDLPPRIHIRVRDKLFGGGFVGIGGIVLVIKHSTDYISLYSRQDYIIDIAKTYFNYLWNGSEVIQR, translated from the coding sequence ATGAGCATCGAGAAAAGACTTCAAGAACTTGCTAGGCTTATTGGGTTGACTAGTTATGACATAAAGGCATACATAGCGCTTGTGGAGAATGGTCCATTAACTGCAAGGGATGCAGCAATAAAGGCTAATATCCCGTCATCAAAGGTTTACTCGGTCCTCCACAAGTTATATAGGCTGGGTTATGTTGAAATTGACGATAAGAAGAGGCCTGAGTTATTTTATGCCGTATCCCCGACGGACATATTCAACAGATTGGTACAGAAGTTCTCTGACTATGTAAACTCAATAAAACCATTAATAGACTCACTCCAATTAATGTACGAATCAGCCTATAGGGGTAGGGTAACCGCCCAAAGCGAGTTGCTTTACGTGGTTAGGGGCCTCGATAGCACCAAGGAGTTAATAATGAAGTCAATGGGGTATGGAAACCTCGACATTGCGACACCATACACAGAACTACTCGATCATAGGGTATTGTCCATGGTCGAGGAAATATCGCGTAATAACGAGACAAGGCTATTGGTTTCTCAGGACCTTGTGGATTACGTTAAGGACCTACCACCACGAATACACATTAGGGTTAGGGATAAACTGTTTGGCGGCGGCTTCGTGGGCATCGGCGGCATAGTTCTCGTGATTAAACATAGTACTGACTATATAAGTCTATACTCAAGGCAGGATTACATAATTGATATAGCCAAGACATACTTCAATTACCTATGGAATGGATCAGAGGTAATTCAGCGTTAA
- the tes gene encoding tetraether lipid synthase Tes, whose product MVQVVSAKTEIVEAQKTRKPLVELSRFRLPKHYRNALENERLQQMWKRQFGLPDHVRVIKVSVSVCPVCSRQIPMAVYEEDGAIWLKKTCPEHGTFRDLYWGDAELYYYFLQWDAPEYIGKGTANPNTDLNYYLAAGSCPQGCGLCPVHKTNTILAIIDVTNRCNMKCPVCFANAYAAGYVYEPTLEQIEYMLRTLRAQKPWAPNAIQFSGGEPTLRNDLPEIIRMAKTLGFDHIEVNTNGIRIANDIDYYRKLLDAGISTIYLQFDTIDPNNQGVWRHRLYDPKAYAAVKKKVIENARKLGHRSVVLVVTMAKNYNDRDMDKIIDFAIENRDVVRWINIQPVAFAGRAKEYSPEEIRQFRITIPDVINGIEEQTSGKISKWDWRPVNWPVAIGKLVEALTGSPKPIFGNNPVCGASTFIYYDQDTKDILPITKIIDVDGFEKTVWDIHSKAVKGGVWRGIATVETLKLLRYVKHKGFRNILANFLTRKDYESLGQIMFNVIGLGIMHFMDTFNFDVQRVQRCDIHYAAPDGRIIPFCTMNNFHRDKVEHSFKMEVKDWLKIKLARNTAVYI is encoded by the coding sequence ATGGTCCAGGTAGTATCCGCGAAGACGGAAATTGTTGAGGCACAAAAAACAAGAAAACCACTTGTGGAGTTAAGCAGGTTCAGATTACCTAAGCACTATAGGAATGCCCTAGAGAATGAGAGACTTCAGCAAATGTGGAAGAGGCAGTTCGGTTTGCCGGATCATGTGAGGGTCATTAAGGTGTCGGTGTCCGTATGCCCCGTCTGCAGTAGGCAGATACCAATGGCTGTTTATGAGGAGGATGGAGCAATATGGCTGAAGAAGACCTGCCCAGAACATGGAACCTTCAGGGACCTATACTGGGGCGATGCGGAGCTCTACTACTACTTCCTCCAGTGGGACGCCCCTGAGTACATTGGTAAGGGCACGGCAAACCCAAACACAGACCTCAACTACTACCTAGCGGCAGGTAGTTGCCCGCAGGGATGCGGCCTGTGTCCAGTTCACAAGACAAATACCATACTCGCAATAATTGATGTAACAAATAGGTGCAACATGAAATGCCCCGTGTGCTTCGCCAACGCCTACGCAGCTGGTTACGTATACGAACCAACACTCGAGCAGATCGAGTACATGCTCAGGACCCTTAGGGCTCAGAAGCCCTGGGCGCCAAATGCTATTCAATTTAGCGGTGGCGAACCAACACTTAGGAATGACTTACCGGAGATCATTAGAATGGCCAAGACCCTCGGCTTTGACCACATCGAGGTCAATACCAATGGCATAAGGATCGCTAATGATATTGATTATTACAGGAAACTATTAGATGCGGGTATATCAACGATATACCTACAATTCGACACAATAGATCCGAATAATCAGGGTGTTTGGAGACATAGGCTATATGATCCAAAGGCGTATGCGGCTGTTAAGAAGAAGGTTATTGAGAATGCCAGGAAGCTTGGCCATAGGTCCGTAGTTCTTGTGGTTACAATGGCTAAGAACTATAACGATAGAGACATGGATAAGATAATAGATTTCGCAATTGAAAATAGGGACGTCGTTAGGTGGATTAACATACAGCCCGTGGCCTTCGCAGGTAGAGCCAAGGAGTATAGCCCTGAGGAAATTAGGCAATTCAGGATAACAATACCTGATGTAATTAATGGCATTGAGGAACAGACCAGCGGTAAAATAAGTAAGTGGGATTGGAGACCAGTTAATTGGCCGGTGGCTATTGGAAAACTCGTTGAGGCATTGACGGGCAGTCCTAAGCCAATATTCGGCAATAACCCTGTCTGTGGAGCGTCAACGTTTATTTATTATGACCAAGACACTAAGGATATACTTCCAATAACGAAGATTATTGATGTCGATGGCTTCGAGAAGACGGTCTGGGACATACATAGTAAGGCCGTTAAAGGAGGTGTTTGGAGAGGCATTGCTACCGTTGAGACCCTTAAGTTGCTTAGGTACGTTAAGCACAAGGGCTTCAGGAATATACTTGCGAACTTCCTAACTAGGAAGGACTATGAATCACTAGGCCAGATAATGTTTAACGTTATTGGACTTGGAATAATGCACTTCATGGACACATTTAATTTCGATGTACAGAGGGTCCAAAGGTGTGATATCCACTATGCAGCGCCAGATGGTAGGATAATACCCTTCTGTACAATGAATAACTTCCATAGGGATAAGGTTGAGCACAGCTTTAAGATGGAAGTGAAGGATTGGCTGAAGATAAAGCTTGCTAGGAATACAGCGGTCTATATATGA
- a CDS encoding KEOPS complex subunit Pcc1, with protein MRVKGKVTLSITMKTFEDCQAALLSLLPDERDLPPGLSSSIKCIGNQLIYELNYDIDSEKLLSIYNTVDDFIRNLRILMDSLNTP; from the coding sequence ATGAGGGTTAAGGGAAAGGTTACCCTAAGCATTACGATGAAGACGTTCGAGGATTGCCAAGCAGCCCTCCTTTCACTATTGCCTGATGAAAGGGATTTACCACCAGGCCTGTCATCAAGCATTAAATGCATTGGAAACCAGTTAATATATGAACTAAATTATGATATTGATAGTGAGAAGTTATTAAGTATTTATAATACAGTTGATGATTTCATTAGGAACCTAAGGATACTCATGGATTCCCTCAATACCCCATGA
- a CDS encoding 30S ribosomal protein S3ae: MSAQKQAKTGKWMIKKWFTIYAPTLFNGVEIGEVPANEPNDIIGRTIEITLFDITKDLSHLHIKLRFQIDRVEGDRAYTRFKGMELTRDYIKSLIRRGSSLIQLIQDINTTDNAVLRVTILAMTPTRCKSSQKRAIRKEFIKALMDASGKVDFNGFVKAAVYGDISNQLFAVGKKIYPLRKVEVYKIKVLRYPTGGGETKPTEEVKITEAAAAQPSSSLSSSS; encoded by the coding sequence GTGTCAGCGCAAAAGCAGGCCAAGACAGGTAAGTGGATGATAAAGAAATGGTTTACCATTTACGCCCCTACACTATTTAATGGGGTGGAGATTGGCGAGGTTCCCGCCAATGAACCCAACGATATCATTGGAAGGACGATAGAAATAACGTTATTCGACATAACCAAGGACCTTAGCCACCTACACATTAAGCTTAGGTTCCAAATAGACAGGGTAGAGGGCGATAGGGCATACACTAGGTTCAAGGGTATGGAGCTAACAAGGGACTACATTAAGAGCCTAATTAGGAGAGGATCAAGCCTTATACAATTGATCCAGGACATAAATACCACAGACAATGCTGTTCTAAGGGTCACAATACTGGCAATGACACCAACTAGGTGCAAATCAAGCCAAAAGAGGGCCATTAGGAAGGAGTTTATAAAAGCGTTAATGGATGCATCGGGTAAGGTTGACTTTAATGGTTTCGTAAAGGCCGCGGTGTATGGTGATATTAGTAATCAATTATTCGCCGTCGGTAAAAAGATATACCCGCTAAGAAAGGTCGAGGTTTATAAGATAAAGGTCTTAAGATACCCAACTGGCGGCGGCGAGACAAAGCCTACTGAGGAGGTAAAGATTACTGAGGCGGCGGCCGCTCAGCCTTCATCTTCGCTTTCATCGTCCTCCTGA
- a CDS encoding KH domain-containing protein, which translates to MISDYMKGGFRITIEKNRLKAISDAARLIEEEFGVRLIIDSDKGEVTIVPGDNTNFDQLMKAKNIIEAISYGFDYNDAQNLRSDDYTLEIIDLRDYVDKDKANHVNRVKARIIGEDGRAKRVLQELTDTNIVIGDKYIAILGFYENVKIAREALEMLIRGRQHATVYKWIQNWRRENKYRELMERLSRSYQEDDESEDEG; encoded by the coding sequence ATGATAAGCGATTACATGAAGGGTGGTTTTAGGATTACAATTGAGAAAAATCGACTAAAGGCAATAAGCGACGCCGCAAGGCTTATTGAGGAGGAATTCGGCGTTAGGCTAATTATCGACAGCGACAAGGGCGAAGTTACAATAGTGCCAGGCGACAATACGAATTTCGATCAATTAATGAAAGCAAAGAACATAATTGAGGCAATATCATATGGCTTTGATTATAATGACGCCCAGAATCTAAGAAGTGATGACTATACGCTTGAGATCATAGACCTGAGGGATTATGTGGATAAGGATAAAGCCAACCATGTAAATAGGGTTAAGGCTAGGATAATTGGGGAAGATGGAAGAGCCAAAAGGGTTCTCCAGGAGTTAACGGATACAAACATTGTAATCGGCGATAAGTATATTGCAATACTTGGCTTTTACGAGAACGTGAAAATCGCAAGGGAGGCCCTAGAGATGCTTATCCGAGGCAGACAACACGCCACTGTTTACAAGTGGATACAAAACTGGAGAAGAGAAAATAAGTACAGAGAATTGATGGAAAGACTAAGTAGGTCTTATCAGGAGGACGATGAAAGCGAAGATGAAGGCTGA
- a CDS encoding phosphoglycerate kinase, with the protein MSLPGLLSPLPTINMCGKGRVLVRVDMNVPIDKNSGEILDEYRIEAHSRTIRYLVDSGLPVVVVTHQGRPGDAEFVSLEKHSQALSKYLGMDVHFIDDVMGPRAREEISKLGPGEVLMLDNLRFVSEEIIEGEPQKLAGTYLVTRLAPLFNHFILDAFATAHRSQPSIVGFPYVLPSCMGLVMESEVNALSKVLDARGVSTVLIAGGAKVPETVKTVKVLLSKRIIGKVLLGGLVGQLFLALGHGNNKLMGNVKVGQETINDVLEIMKTFSDSIVLPVDAVQSDDKVVEPGNAQSMLDVGPATIELFNKHIMSADVAIMTGPLGLVEVEKYSRGTREVLRSMVDNAQFTVIGGGHTIMSARKFGLINRISHVSTGGRAFIQFLADPYLPGIKALELSRSRFWV; encoded by the coding sequence ATGAGTTTACCCGGTTTACTCAGTCCACTCCCAACAATAAACATGTGCGGCAAAGGCAGGGTCCTGGTCAGGGTCGACATGAACGTCCCAATAGACAAAAACAGTGGTGAAATACTTGATGAGTACAGGATTGAAGCTCACTCAAGAACCATAAGGTACCTAGTGGACTCCGGCCTACCTGTTGTTGTGGTGACTCACCAGGGAAGACCAGGCGATGCTGAATTCGTGTCCCTCGAGAAACATTCACAGGCATTAAGCAAGTATCTCGGCATGGATGTTCACTTCATTGATGATGTAATGGGCCCCAGGGCACGTGAAGAAATAAGCAAATTAGGACCTGGTGAGGTGCTTATGTTGGACAACCTAAGGTTCGTTAGTGAGGAGATTATTGAAGGCGAACCCCAGAAGCTTGCAGGTACTTACCTAGTTACGAGATTGGCACCATTATTCAACCACTTCATTCTCGATGCCTTTGCCACAGCTCACAGATCACAACCAAGCATTGTTGGTTTTCCCTATGTACTACCGAGTTGCATGGGGCTCGTTATGGAAAGTGAAGTTAATGCATTAAGTAAGGTATTGGACGCCAGAGGCGTCTCAACCGTGTTAATAGCCGGTGGCGCAAAGGTACCTGAGACCGTGAAGACAGTAAAGGTACTTCTAAGCAAGAGGATAATTGGCAAGGTATTACTTGGTGGTTTGGTTGGTCAGTTATTTCTGGCCTTGGGCCACGGCAATAATAAATTAATGGGTAATGTTAAGGTTGGCCAGGAAACCATTAACGACGTGTTGGAGATAATGAAGACCTTCAGCGATAGCATAGTGTTACCCGTAGATGCCGTTCAGTCTGATGATAAGGTCGTTGAGCCGGGTAACGCCCAGTCAATGCTAGACGTAGGCCCAGCTACTATTGAATTATTCAATAAGCACATAATGTCCGCTGATGTTGCAATAATGACGGGACCACTCGGCTTAGTAGAGGTGGAGAAGTACTCAAGGGGTACCAGGGAGGTCTTGAGGTCTATGGTGGACAATGCGCAGTTCACTGTTATTGGCGGTGGCCACACAATAATGTCGGCCAGGAAATTTGGATTGATAAACAGGATAAGTCACGTGTCCACTGGTGGTAGGGCATTTATTCAATTTCTAGCAGACCCGTACTTACCCGGTATTAAGGCGCTTGAGTTATCAAGGTCAAGGTTTTGGGTGTGA
- a CDS encoding type II glyceraldehyde-3-phosphate dehydrogenase, with protein MVIRIGLMGYGTIGKRVADAVMAMDDMELVGVIKQTPDYESEVAINKGIRLYTYDDKISKFEKLGIKVAGTVNDLIKSVDVMIDATPDGVGAENKVKIYEPMGLRAVFQGGEEAEVADVSFNALANYDMAIGRRFVRVVSCNTTALSRLIGAFLVHGYRIRRVRAYLVRRGADPREFKKGPINDVVFNPATVPSHHGPDVMTVIPTVDVVTMAVAVPTTMMHLHMVNMEFDGQITRGEAVKVLEETPRVLLFNTAFRKFDSLAQIIEWARDIGRLRGDVMENAVIEDSITVFQNELFLMQGVHQESIVVPENIDAVRAMFRLTDKWSSIRKTDSALNLVTMGKNYNLT; from the coding sequence ATGGTAATTAGAATCGGGCTAATGGGCTATGGAACAATTGGGAAGAGGGTTGCCGATGCGGTAATGGCGATGGACGACATGGAACTCGTTGGCGTTATTAAACAAACACCGGATTATGAGAGCGAGGTTGCAATCAACAAGGGCATAAGGCTATACACCTATGACGATAAGATCAGCAAGTTTGAAAAACTGGGTATTAAGGTTGCGGGTACTGTTAATGATTTGATCAAGAGTGTTGATGTGATGATAGACGCCACGCCTGATGGAGTTGGCGCAGAGAATAAGGTGAAGATCTATGAACCAATGGGGCTCAGGGCAGTATTTCAGGGCGGTGAGGAGGCTGAGGTTGCTGACGTAAGTTTTAATGCGCTTGCTAATTACGATATGGCCATTGGGAGAAGGTTTGTTAGGGTCGTTAGTTGCAACACAACAGCCCTATCGAGGTTGATAGGCGCCTTCCTGGTGCATGGCTATAGGATAAGGAGGGTTAGGGCTTATTTGGTTAGGAGGGGTGCCGACCCAAGGGAGTTTAAGAAGGGGCCCATTAATGACGTTGTTTTTAACCCAGCAACCGTACCTAGTCATCATGGTCCGGACGTCATGACTGTAATACCAACAGTGGACGTAGTGACCATGGCGGTTGCAGTACCGACAACAATGATGCACCTACACATGGTGAACATGGAGTTTGATGGGCAAATAACCAGGGGTGAGGCTGTGAAGGTTCTCGAGGAAACACCTAGGGTATTACTGTTCAACACGGCATTCAGGAAATTCGATTCATTGGCACAAATAATAGAGTGGGCTAGGGATATTGGTAGGCTTAGGGGTGATGTTATGGAGAATGCGGTCATAGAGGATTCAATAACAGTATTCCAAAATGAATTGTTCCTAATGCAGGGTGTTCATCAGGAGAGTATTGTGGTTCCTGAGAATATTGATGCGGTGAGGGCTATGTTTAGGCTAACTGATAAGTGGTCCTCCATTAGGAAAACAGATAGTGCGCTTAACCTGGTTACAATGGGAAAGAATTACAACCTTACTTAG
- a CDS encoding M42 family metallopeptidase, with protein sequence MDVELLSRLSMEIGPSGFEDRVRRTIKESVSNYADEVTVDNLGNLIARVGNGSFRVLVSAHMDEVGVMISHIDQRGFLRIVPIGGLDPWVFLDKELVFMGRNGDVVGVVGVDPPHLRREKPPSKFEELYVDVGFSNRDEALKSGLIPGSSGTFVGDFRQRGSVAIGKAFDNRVGCTALIDTLRNIKSKISGDVSIYFAWNTQEEVGLRGINAVVNQVNPHLAFIVETTVAADVPTSSEELWITRIGGGVALRAFDRSMIANPRLLSAALELAESNGIKYQLQVNPYGGTDAGVVHIHGTGVPSLVLSTPARYIHSPASLISIDDLRQVEALLTALLLNLDLIRNSANSEG encoded by the coding sequence ATGGATGTAGAACTACTGAGTAGATTATCCATGGAAATAGGTCCCTCGGGCTTTGAGGACAGGGTTAGGAGGACCATTAAGGAGTCTGTGAGTAACTATGCAGATGAGGTTACAGTTGATAATTTGGGCAACCTAATTGCCAGGGTAGGTAATGGTTCATTTAGGGTACTAGTTAGTGCGCACATGGATGAGGTCGGGGTCATGATTTCTCACATTGATCAAAGGGGTTTCCTGAGGATAGTACCGATAGGCGGCTTGGACCCCTGGGTTTTTTTAGATAAGGAGTTGGTGTTTATGGGTAGGAATGGGGATGTCGTTGGTGTTGTCGGTGTTGATCCTCCACATCTACGTAGGGAAAAACCACCATCAAAATTTGAGGAGTTATATGTTGACGTGGGTTTCAGTAATAGGGATGAGGCGTTAAAGAGTGGTTTAATTCCAGGTTCTTCAGGTACCTTCGTGGGTGATTTCAGACAGAGGGGTTCCGTGGCAATTGGTAAGGCCTTTGATAATAGGGTTGGCTGTACCGCGCTGATAGACACCCTGAGGAATATTAAGAGCAAGATCAGTGGTGATGTATCCATATACTTTGCGTGGAATACCCAGGAGGAGGTTGGTCTCAGGGGTATAAATGCAGTGGTTAATCAGGTAAATCCACACTTGGCCTTTATTGTTGAGACCACGGTTGCCGCTGATGTCCCCACCAGTAGTGAGGAGTTATGGATTACGAGGATTGGCGGTGGGGTAGCACTTAGGGCCTTTGACAGGTCTATGATAGCTAATCCCAGGTTATTGTCGGCGGCGCTGGAGTTGGCGGAGTCCAATGGCATTAAGTATCAACTGCAGGTTAATCCCTATGGTGGTACAGATGCAGGCGTGGTTCATATCCACGGCACCGGCGTACCGTCACTGGTATTATCAACACCAGCCAGATACATACACTCGCCGGCATCGTTAATAAGCATAGATGATTTAAGGCAAGTAGAGGCGCTACTAACCGCGTTACTACTGAATCTTGACCTGATTAGGAATAGTGCGAATAGTGAAGGGTGA
- a CDS encoding UPF0179 family protein encodes METKRIMTLISKEQAVVGKTFRLYSIPDECRRCKLFNLCVSRLKPGRVYRVVDVKHVGLPQTNKCLLTGEEMVPIIVEELPLIIPVPAKLFIEGVVITYTKSDIVCDNAKKYLPNEQVLKEGTRVKIVRETGRVKCDNENYVLAEVVPLD; translated from the coding sequence ATGGAAACAAAGCGAATAATGACATTAATAAGCAAGGAGCAGGCCGTTGTTGGTAAAACCTTTAGACTATACTCAATACCCGATGAGTGTAGACGATGTAAGTTATTCAATCTATGCGTGTCAAGACTTAAGCCAGGTAGGGTGTATAGGGTCGTTGATGTTAAGCATGTAGGTTTGCCGCAGACCAACAAGTGCCTCTTGACGGGTGAGGAGATGGTTCCAATAATTGTCGAAGAACTACCATTAATTATTCCTGTGCCCGCAAAGTTATTTATTGAGGGGGTAGTAATAACTTACACCAAGTCAGATATTGTGTGCGATAATGCAAAGAAGTATTTGCCAAATGAGCAAGTGCTTAAGGAAGGCACCAGGGTAAAGATCGTTAGGGAGACCGGCAGGGTAAAATGCGATAATGAGAATTACGTATTGGCAGAGGTCGTACCACTCGATTAA
- a CDS encoding 30S ribosomal protein S15, whose product MPHRSRHKRGRSASTRPVSKVTPSWVSYTQEEVEQLVIELAKRGFSPSMIGIILRDQYGIPLIKPVLGKTITKILEEHGLAPQIPEDLMNTIRRAVRIRKHLEEHPKDLSAKRGLNLVESKIYRLVKYYKRVGKLPQDFVYTPEAFSMLA is encoded by the coding sequence GTGCCTCACCGTAGTAGGCATAAGCGAGGTAGGAGTGCAAGTACAAGGCCTGTATCTAAGGTAACACCTTCATGGGTTTCATACACGCAGGAGGAGGTTGAACAACTAGTCATTGAGTTGGCTAAGAGGGGTTTCTCGCCATCAATGATCGGCATAATACTTAGGGATCAGTATGGAATACCACTCATAAAGCCTGTCCTTGGTAAGACAATAACGAAGATCCTTGAGGAACACGGCTTAGCTCCACAAATCCCTGAGGACCTTATGAACACGATCAGGAGAGCCGTAAGGATCAGGAAACACCTTGAGGAACACCCCAAGGACTTAAGCGCAAAGAGGGGGTTAAACCTAGTCGAGTCAAAGATCTATAGGTTAGTGAAGTACTATAAGCGTGTAGGTAAGTTGCCACAGGATTTCGTATATACACCGGAGGCATTCTCAATGCTTGCATAG